The following is a genomic window from Elaeis guineensis isolate ETL-2024a chromosome 10, EG11, whole genome shotgun sequence.
ataattaaatattttttttataatattattttaaattttataaccaAACATGTAACAAATATAATTTTACATGTTTGATCTTATTATGATAATTCAAACCATACAGCTAATCAAAGAAATACCATGATAAGTCAAATTtcatataattatgaaattttatatataatttattttgaaattatAGTAATGATTTGTATGATTAATTTAATctcaatattataaaatataaaatattacttaccttgCAGATGTTACAACCAGGTAGTATAATCATCTCACGGGAATCCTCCGAACCCTAATAATTCAAAACCGCAAATATATCGAATCAATGCTaacattttaaaataattataaaaaataatttctgaactattattattattatggggTAACGGGCCACTAATTCtagtctatttctctcttcaaggtGACCGTAGAAGCCTCTCTCGGCCAGACCGGAGGGTAACAGATTCATAGAGAGGGAAAATCAAAGAGCGAGGGAGAGGGGTGGAAAAAGGCGCGGCAGCCCTTCACCAGAGGCACACACGGACAATGGAAGAGGACGCGAAGATAGGTGggagagaagggagagggagatgaGAGAAATAAGACGGTGGAGGAGGAGGGGAGCGAGAGAGCAGAGGGCGGAGGGCGGAGGAGGGAGGGGAATCGGTGCACGTGAGTGGAGGGGGAGCGTGAGAGGCGATGGTGGTGGGTCGTCTAGGCGTGCGGGTGGCAggtggaagagaggagaggaattGGCCAAGAAGCGGCGAGACAGGGAGCTCGTGAGATGAGACGGGAGATGGGGTGCTGTTCGCATGGGAAACAGGAGAAACGAGGATGCGGTCTCTGATTTCACGGGCCGTGATCCGAGGTGGGCCTGGGCCATGGCTCAGATATTACATACAGTAATTCTTTGCGCAccggtggtgtagaaaatccaaccaGAGTACACCGTCTCATCTGATTGATCTatatagttattattttttaatatatatttaatattttataaattattttttatatgacaaaaatatcttgaTCTCGAATGTCATATTTTGACttcgaatgtcataatttttttccaaagaacaaagatattttcatcattcaaaattttctataacaaaaatattttttttttgtaaaaacttATGGCATCGAGGTCATATTTTACCTCGAATGTCATAATATCATCTCGGATGTCATATAGAAAGAGTATTTTTGTCTAAccacttttcaatatgcatttaacATCCGCTGGTcagttttttcatttaaaaattttaaataacaaaaaattACTGTACtgtcaaaaaattatgatatctggtGTGAATATTATGATACCTTACAGATCGAATGCCATAATTTCTTacaaaaaatagagatattttcgtgatataaaatttttaaatgaaaaaatcgatCTGTAAGCATTAAATATGGTTGGAAAGCGAAGACTACGTGAGTCAATCGAACGAGACGGTGTACTCTATATCAGATTTTCTGCATCATCTGCAGTGCAGAAAGAATTTCTTTACCTATATGATATTACttgtgagaaattttttgtatgGTATAGATGATGCTGTGCATCATCTATGATGATTGGTTCACACATAGAATCCGAGTGTGacgcatgaaaaaaaaaaatttttcactgaCTCTTCGTGAAACTCAATCATCACGGATGGTATGTACTGTTCTGCATCATccccggtgcacaaagaattttgctaGTACTCACATATCCCATGCAAACAAGAGTAAGTAGCCCACCTATTGGGACGCGGGGGCGGGGGCGGGGGCGGGggcgggggtgggggtgggggtgtgATGGAATTGAAAACATCAGCCACTGCATCCGGATCGGATTGGCTGATCAGCTTCTGCTTAACCTCCCGTATATAGTCAGCGGCCTGGCGGTCAATGCTGTCGCCATCGTCGGGCTCCGCTACGTAGTCTTGGAAATGGCTCACACGCTCCACCCGCAGCATGGGCGTGGTCGGCTCCCGCGGCAGCGACGGAGAAGCCTCGATGGGCGCATCTCTGGCGATGCGGCCGGAAGGTGAGCCGAGAGTCATCTTGGCGATGACGAAGGAGGAGTCCTTGACGAGTTTGACGGCCATGAGGGCGAACTTATCGCAAATGGACTGGTTCTTGCGCTTGGCGCCTTTGCCCATGGGGCATTTTAAGGTCTCTCGAGTGGGATGGACGTCCGGGGGGATTGGGGTGTGGTTTGACATACATGATCATGAGGGAGGATATATATAGAGTGATGGCCCTATTGATCAAGGCAGGGAATTGTTCCTTGATGCTGATGCAGCTGTCCCGCGCCAAGGCTTAAAGTGTAAGGGTCGCGTGATGCCACAGCCAGGTAATTAATTTCTGCGGCCTCCTTCAAATTATAAACTTTAACGCGGAATTGAAAAGAAGAGTCCATCTGATTGGAAAAATTATAGACATGACAGTCTACCGCGTGCGTCTTGGatcatccaattaaaaatcattacaTTATCTAAAAAAAACTCCTTCGATTCAAAACAGCAGAAATTATCAGCTTGTTAAACATGATTTATATTGAAccctttttcattcaaaattcttGACTAAGTTTGAATAACAGTGAGTCTTTTTCCAACAATGAATGAATGGTTtggtaattttttattgaatagtCCTGAGATATATGTGGTGGTAGaatgattttaatttataatttttccgTCTTACGTAGCTCTTTGTTGCGTCATCTAAAGCAAATCGCCTTTGCACACTCTTGATAGGGATGTCTTAACCTTGGAGAGCAATTAAAGAATAATCTAAAGCAATCCAACCAAAGACGGTCTTGAAAAGATCCTTCTTAGTGCGGGTTTTGACGCGATGTGCGCGCATACAGGTGGCAGCAACACACACTTTCCTTCTTTCTTGATTCCAAAGTTTCCATCCGTCAATAACATTTCACTTGTACGGGTTTGTTGGTGCCCTAATTAGGTTGCTGATGAAGTCTTGGTGATTATGTTAAAGCCTATAGATGATTGTACGCTAAGGATCATGATTTAACTTCATGATGATCGAGCTTCAGGACAACTAAGCGATTCATAGACCACACTACTTCAATCTGTTATGAAGCAGATTTTATAGGTTGCGGAAGAGAATGAGAAGTTTAAAGGCTGGCAGAACTTCCAATTAAAAAAGAAAGGTGATCGTCACAAAGAAGCATGACCTCTTCTACTGGAATTCAATGGGACACAAATATTGTTGTATATCAAAGACCAGAAAGAGTGCAGGTCTCGAGATTGCACATAATTGTAGGGTATAAATGTGTAGCATATACAGGATGGTGAGATTTTAATGGCCAAAATTAATCTAATATTATCTTTATCTTCGGTAGCTTAGGACCCGATCAAACTTTAGCCAATAATGGAGAGCCACATCGTACAGTAGAAGTGATTTGAGTGTCCATGTAGCATTACTCAAGTAATGTGAAAGCAtgtattaaaaagaaaaagtgatGCGAAAGAAGTGGACATTCCATGGAAGAACCTTGCCATTTTCTATAATTACGTGATTCGCACTCtgatcttgttttttttttttttttttttggccttttttcttttgatataAAAAGGAGACTACTGTGCATATAGCACAATGGTCAACAAACTTTAAAAAAGAGCACTGCTGCTGATCCTCTGATCTCGTGCTTTGTAGATAACTTGTCGAATGAATGACGTTTTGCAGCCTGTGGACTCGTGCTTTGGCACATTGGACGTTGACCTGAATGGGATTGAACTCTGCAAGAACGCGGAAGGTGGATGGATTCCATAACTTTGGGATCGAACGAAGTAGTCTTTATTCTTCTTAAGCATTCGGGAGGTTGGATTAACTTTGCGGCGCCCGTGTACGCTTTATGTGCATGTCTCGCACTCCTCCTACAAAAGAATCGAGACTAATAACAACATATCCCGATTAAAGAAAGTAGAGAATCTCGACAACTGGTTTTCACAAATCATTCATAAACACCAACAGGCTAACAAGCTATATTGTCAATTGGAGGACAATGACCGCCATGAGCAAATCTTCTTTAAGCCAAAAATTGGAAGCATTGAGCATAAGAGTAACATAATGGAAGCCTTCCTATTAGCAGACCAGGTGCAACTTAGTTGCAAGTCATAACACCTCGTATGTACGTCCTGCTCCACCCATCAGTGGCCAACCATTTCGATATTTGATAGTGGATCCTACTCGTCCATGGTGTGGAAGTCCCCTTTGACCGCTTCATCAAGACGATTCCGATCAATCTGGATAAGTTTCGACTGTGCAACCTATCAAGGTCTTTACATCTGATGGATAGAGATATATCCCAGGTCACGCTATCCAATCTGCCACTTCAATTTTCTGTCATGCCACTTGGGATGTCGACAGGATGGCTCCTGGTTGTAATTTTTATACAATTATTAGACCATGCAATTATGGGGCCTTTACATTTGGTCCAAACCAACCCGTTAACATACCCAAATCCCATGCAGTAAATCTAAATTGTTCAGGACATCTGCTTTATCTTCTTGTTGGGATTTTCAGAATGAGAGAATTCACCATTAAGTTTTATAATACCGATGTAAAACGCATACTTTCTGTGATAGATTAGAACATGCGATTGAGATCGGCCTCTCGCTTTCCAAGTAGGAGATGGATTCTAAGTCAATAGCCTACTGGGTACACTATTTCAACAATATTTTTGATGCACATGCCACGTTAGTTTTAAGAGATCAAATAGGCTAGAGAATGAAGAATAATTTAGCTCTACACTTGGAGGAGTATATCTGTCCTTCTACTTTTAATGTCGATATTTTCAAATGATTGGAATACAATCatgcctgttgcggccaatcccctcatcgcctaatcgtcggaaacgagcacctgcaagagaagtccacactaactggagatgcctccgacggagatcctccgacggtcaagtcagagaggagactaggcaacagtagaaaagaatcagggaaACTCAGCGAGAGAGAGGGTGAGAACTAGAGAGAGTGAGTCCAGGAGCTTCGAAAGAACCTCTccacagcactgttgccttctccgttttatagtagaacgcgacgtggtgccgtcattaatggcgcagacaactgggggagttgtcaaattgccggaggctgtcagagtcgccgcgaACTGTCAAGTCGCCGTGAATTGGCAAATCGCTgagattaatctatgtccttagcaggacaatgtcccaggatggctatgccgcatgcctttgtcatgacggcggccctcagcagtcgtacggcgtttgggggagccgaccggccatacgtcggtatttggttgtgggatgtcgggtgaagatccggggaccctccgacggtcagtctggTGCATTGCGGGAGTCGGAGATCGGGCTCCGTCGTTCGGCCAGTCGGGAACggaaagggtctgcccgaccgacataccaTCGGTCGGACGGTGTTGGCAATCGTCGGTCGgtacggtcggtagagtcgggcgtcggtcaggcgggcccgatggtgagtcggcgtgagagggaccggtcggtatatcccaacagttgcccccccactcctgagtcggatgtcgtgctgGCCAGCATTCTTGCGTGGGCGgcggcttcgggcgaaaggagtggatatccatcgcaTCATGCTTCGACTCTGGTGACCGTACCAATGATCGGTCCGGCGCCAGACATCTTATGGGTGTCAGGCGTCCTATCGGTGTCAGACATCCTATCGGGAACAAAAACCGCCGTTTCCGCCGTCTCTTCGGGAACGCAAACCGTCACGATTTTTCCGCCACGTGGCAGGGGGCATTGGGCCGAATCCGTtcaggcggatggaggcgacgtggcttgaTCTGGGGTAGGTACGTCGAATCGTCGGACCGAGAAAAGGCCCAGATGCTGCCACGTGTCACGATCTGGGAGATCCTCGTTGGGCGTGCTCTCATCCCGACcgtcgaggggcactatatatatagAGTCACCTGCATCCAAAACTCTACTTTTCAAACCTGTTGCCGAGGCTCTGGCCGAGCGGTCCCTAGCCTCAGGTAGTTATCCCCGCCTCCTTCCTTAGAGAGTTTTCCGGGAGCCTCCACCTTTGTCTTCCCGTTTTCCTTTTGCTTCCTtggaattttttttctccttcttcttctttattcttCGATCTCGGTTCTAGCATCATGGCTAGAACCTCCCCACGAGGGagtcggtcggagaatccgatCGATGATTCTCCAtcaaccccggaggtggaggtctcttcactttcggggttgAACGTCGATCGGCTTTGGGAGCAGTacagcatcccagagcagtttcggctgttcgcccctgggaccgacggtcgggttaacaacctgcCCCCGGGCCAGATGGctttctacgtcgaggacctccgagCCGGTCTTCGCTTTTCGATTTCGAAGTTTGTCCGGAACGTGCTGGACTACTATGGATTCTGTCCGGCGCAGCTTGCACCGAACTCGATTCGACTGGTAGTCAGCTTTGCCTTGTTGTGTCATCTTTTGCCGACCAATCCTCGTATTTTCCTCTTTCGAGCTTTCTTCGTTCTCCGACCCCACTCTAAAGCCCGAGGATGGTGGTTTTTCAATCCTCGAAAGGGTTTTTCCTTCATCACTGATCTTCCGTCGTCAATCCATGGAtgaaagaaccagttcttctttgtttcttctccagttccttgggggttcccttcccgctgggggaCCCCCGAACTCAACCAAATGAGAATAGTCGGGTGGAGAACGGAGATCGAGAGGACTTCCACCGTTTGAAGGATATTTCGGtgtcgaagcagagggagctcgtcaccgagcaagccctGTATGACGCCGGTCTGAGCTCGGTTCCTCGCCTAGGtctgtttttcttctcttttcttttttttttgtgctgatCCTCTATCGAAATTACAGACATGCTGCCGAAGGTGAGGTTGACGGAAGCCGACTTTCGACAACATGCGATGCGGAAGAGGCCGGTGCATGGAGCCgaaccatcgcggcctcccaagaggcctcaagta
Proteins encoded in this region:
- the LOC105036970 gene encoding uncharacterized protein gives rise to the protein MGKGAKRKNQSICDKFALMAVKLVKDSSFVIAKMTLGSPSGRIARDAPIEASPSLPREPTTPMLRVERVSHFQDYVAEPDDGDSIDRQAADYIREVKQKLISQSDPDAVADVFNSITPPPPPPPPPPPPPPRPNRWATYSCLHGICPPRITAREIRDRILVSPVSHANSTPSPVSSHELPVSPLLGQFLSSLPPATRTPRRPTTIASHAPPPLTCTDSPPSSALRPLLSRSPPPPPSKNQRLSMYQLLRRANIGKAIITVMINESACYIKVLCEDYVYIT